CTACGATCTTTACGGCCTTGATGATTTTTATCTCCATAGGTCGATTCAATCACCAAGGTATCTGCTCTGTATGGGCTTTTGGGGCTCGCAAGTAATGGTGCATAGCTAGCGCCTAAGTCACCGGAAAACACCACTCTATGGCTGGTCTTAGCACTGTTTTTAGCATTAGATGTCGAGCTGGCCTTGGGGCCACTTAAGTCTATTTCCACATAAGCTGAGCCGAGTATATGTCCTGCTGGCTTAAATTTAAGTTTGGCTTTGGCGTACCTTAGTGTGTTTTCTAATGTATTTATCCCCGCCGTTGTTGGCGTCAATCTTGACGATGATGATTCTCCAAGGTTGATTGGCAGTGTTATCCACTGACCGTAATCTACTGCAACAAGCAGTTTGTTGAGTCTATTAATACAAGCTTGTATAAGTGTGGTATCGCGAGTGACACCGACTTTTAAAGCATCCTCTATGACCAAAGGTAATAATGCTGCTGTTGCCGTTGTGGCATAAATCGGTTGGTTAAAGCCTGCTGCGAGTAAATAAGGAATACGCCCGACGTGGTCGATATGGCAATGAGTAATAATCAGCGCTTTGATATTGTTGATATCGAAAGTGATTTGTAGCTGTTCCGCTGAACTTTGCCCGGCGGTTTCTGCCCCTTGAAATAAACCACAATCGATAAGATAGCTGCTGATATGCTTGCTGTGGTGATTCACATCCAGTTGGTGACATGATCCTGTTACGCCGTTTACCGCTCCGTGGTGAATGATCTGCATGTTAGTCCTTTAATGCTAAGTGAGACATTATTAACTTAGCAGCCGACCCACTATTTTGCTAGCTGCAGGTTGTCTATGAAGCGAGTACCTTAGGCGACGACAAGCTCAGTCCACTTTCTTATTGGCAGTAATGCTGGCCTTAGACGCTAGGGCTACTGACTGTTTAGATGTTAGGTCTTTTGTCTGCTTAGATGCTAGATAGCGGGTGACAAAACTAGATGCATTTATTAGCCATTTTTGTCACACTGTGGCAAATAAAAATACTAACAATTAACAATGGAAACGATAACAAGGACTCTTCATGAAAGCTTTTACTCTGGTATTAACCAGTTTAGCCATTGCTCTATCTGGCATGGCTCACGGGGCAGATATAGATGCCAAATACATTCAACGCTTAGGCCCAGTTAATCAACCGTCGGCAACGCCATTATCAAAAAGTGCTCATGCAGATGCGCTGCGAGCTAACCTAGTCGCTAACTTAGTTGCTAAGTCTGGACAAACCCAGGCAAAAACGGTTCAAGTATTTAATCAACAACTCACTTGGCAAGCAGCCTCTGCAAAGATTGAAGGAGAAGGTTGGTTAGCCTATAAGTTGCCGTTATCGACTCAGCGATTTACCCAAGGTACGTTAACTGTTAAAGGGCTTGAAAATCCGCAAGTGTATTTGAATGGGCAGTTGCTTAAATCTGCTGATAAAGTCGAACTTGAGCTGGCTAATGCTGACTATCAGTTGCTGGTGTTGGCTGATGGCCAAACGCAAGATGCGCCATTTAGCCTTGATTGGCAGGGTAAAAGTGAGGTTGATACCCTCGACTTTTCGGCCCAGAAATCACAGAGGGTGTCTGCGCAGCAATTGTTCGACTCAAAAGTTATCAGTGGCTTAACCTTATCCCCAAATGGTAAGTACCTACTGCAATCGACCATTGAATATCAAGCTAGCAAGGGGGACTCGGCTATTCAAGTGACCGAGTTACGCAAATTATCGGACAACAGTGTGATGTATCGCTGGCAAGATAATCGCCCAAGCAGCGCAGTGTGGTCGAATGACAGTAAACAGTTAGCCTTTGTGGCCAATAAACAAATTCAATTACTCAATGTGGCAGATTTAACCATTAATGTTGCCGCCACTGATATTGATAATGTGTCGGGTTTGCAGTGGTACGCTGACAGCCTGTTATTTAGTTGGCAAAAACCGTTTAAGGCCGATGAAAAAGCGACCTCAAAACGCTTTCGTGCATTAGAAGATCGCTGGAGTTATTGGCGTAATAATAGCCAAATATATCAATTAGATGTTGCTTCCGGTTTTATTCGCCAGTTAACAGATAACCCAATCAGCACGGACTTTGTTGACAGTAATCTTGATAAGAATACTGTGCTACTGACGCGATCTCCGGTTGATTATTCTGAGCATGCGCATTCATTAACCCAACTGATAGAGTTGAGCTTAAATGACTTAACAGAAACTGTGATAGGTGAATACCGAAGCTTTAACGGTGCCTTATATGCCGATGATGGTATGTATATCACTGCTGGGCCGCGTTTTATGGACGGCACAGGAATACAAGATCCCAGCATTGAAGTGAATGATTATGATGGGCAATTATATTGGCGTGATGCTAACGGTAATGTCAGTGCGTTAAGTAAAGACTTTGATCCTGCGATTGGCAGTATAACTAAGCTTGAAAATGATGATCTGATATTGACGGTAACCGAAGGCGATCGCGCACCTCTGTATCTATTTGATAAAAGTAACCGCCGTTTTACTAAAATAGATAGCGGCGTGGATATGGTCGACAGCTTTAGTGTCGCCATTGATCATTCAAGCCCAACCATAGTTGTTGCAGGCACGTCTGCTACCGTGCCACAAAAAGCCTATAAAATGACCTTGAACTCAAGTCGCAAACAGATGTTGTTTGATAGTCAACAGCTAAACTATGCCAATACCCGTTTGGGCGAGATTGAAGATTTTGATTTCACTAATCAGCATGGTCACAATATTGATGGTCGAGTGTATTTACCCGCAGACTTTGATGCCAGTAAAAAATACCCTGCATTAGTGTATTACTATGGCGGGACTTCTCCGGTTGGTCGCCACTTTACTGGGCGTTGGCCATTTAATTTATGGGCGGCCGAAGGGTATGTGGTGTATGTGCTGCAACCTAATGGGGCCACCGGTTATGGTCAAGCATTCAGCGGCCGTCATGTGAATGCATGGGGCAAATACAGCGCAGATGACATTATTGAAGGCACTAAAGCGTTTTTAAAGGCGCATAGCTATGTCGACCCTAAACGAGTAGGGAATATGGGCGCATCGTATGGCGGCTTTATGACTCTATATTTAGCCACCAAAACGGATATTTTTGCCGCGTCAATGTCGCATGCTGGGATCAGTAATTTATCATCTTATTGGGGACATGGCTGGTGGGGTTATGGTTATTCTGGTGTTGCCAGCCGTGGCAGTTTTCCGTGGAATAACCCTGAGCTCTACGTTGAGCACAGTCCGTTATATCATGCCGACAAGATCACCACGCCGCTATTGCTGATCCATGGCAATGCCGATACTAACGTGCCAGTGGGTGAAAGCCATTATATGTACACTGCACTTAAACTATTAGGCAAAGAAGTTGAATTAGTTGAGTTTAATGGCCAAGACCATCACATCAATACGCGCCAAGCACGTTTTGACTGGTGGAACACTACGATGGCCTGGTTTGACTTAAAGCTAAAAGATGAGCCTGAGTGGTGGAATAGTCTTTACCCTGAGACAAAAGAGCAACAGTAAAAGTAAAATAGCCTCGCATTGCGGGGCTATTTTTATCTAATTTGTCGAGAACGCCTTGTGATCAGAGTGAAGCGAAGTCGCGGGTTTCACTGCGCGAGTAAGATATTCAGATTGATACCAGTCACACCCTAAATGCTATATTGCTATCATGTCACGGATGGACTCTATTTCTTCCTAGCGTTTTCGCTTGATAAAGGCACTTATCAGCATTATTGATCAGTTCATCGATAGTTTCATCTTCAGTGAGCTGAGATATGCCGATACTGATGGTCACCTGGATTTGATGTTTGAGAAAGTGGGTGGTGTGGTTTTGCACACTGAGGCGAATTTTTTCAGCAATAATACCTGCTTGCTCTGCCGATGTTTGTGGCAATATCACCAGAAACTCTTCACCGCCCCAACGGGCGACGCAGTCCTGATGCCTGACATTATCAGTAAATACTTTGGCCAATTCCATTAGCACCATATCACCTGCGTTATGGCCGTATTTGTCGTTGACGCTTTTAAAATGGTCGAGATCGCACAGCAGTACTGAGAGCGGTTCATGATTACGATCAATACGTGACTTTTCTTGCTGTAATACCGCAGATGCATTGCGTCTGTTAGCGAGTTTTGTCAGCGGGTCGCTCATGGCTAATTGTTGGTATTTGGTGCTTAATTCGAGCACATTGCGGTAAAACTGCATGCTTGAATATTCGTATAATGCAGATAAAAATGTCATGGTTAGAAATGACAGTATCAGGCGAAGTTTAAATTCTGGAGTATAAGCTGTATGTTCAACAAGATGCTGCGGTAAAAACATGATGATGCAAATGATACCGAGAAATATAGCCAGGTTAATTAAGCCTAAACGAAAGCCTAAAACATAAACCGAAACCGGTGCAACGATGAAAATCCATAAGGGACCCGTCTGTGCGACACCGCCACTAAAGACTAAGTAGAACATTAATAAATACAGTGAGTAAATAATGATAATCGCACTGACTTTAACATTGAATTTTTTTAACGAAAAAAAGGCAATTAGGTAGATGGTGCAGGCAACAAGGAGGATGACGGCTAAGGTGTTGTTGTTAGTCAATAAGCTGAGCAAGCCCATACAGCCTGTGATAGAGGCACCCACCAATGAAAATAACTTAAGCACCCTAGCTTGCTGCAGGTTGTCGTTGCTTTTACCTTGATTTTTGATGGTTGCAAGCAATTGTTAATCCTTAATCTCATTGAACTATCTGCTCAATCGCAAGCCGTTTTTTGGGTGCTGAAAGAGTACAAGGTTGTGAGCAATGGGTACGCATTTGGGCTGCGCTAACGGGTTATTTATCTTAAGACACCTTGTAAGTAAAGTGTACCTCAATTGTTAATTAAGGTGTATTTTATTGTGTGGTCATACGGATAAAAACATGATTATTAACTAGGTTTCCTCTAATATCATGCTGATTGAATATTCTCTTCAGCCATTCTTTGTCATTATTACTTGCGGTAATATTTCAATTACAACATATGAGAAAACCTTTTAGTGAGGGACAACTAAATGCACACTTTTCAAACGGTATATCAAGATAGTCACTGGGTTACTCCCTTGCCGCAACATGCTGACATCAATCTGGTGTTGGCCTTTGGTTCGCCTGAGCTCATGTTAGACAATAAGCTTAATGATGAGCTATCAAGCGCTTTCCCAAATGCACAGATAGTCGGCTGCAGCACTAGTGGTGAAATCCAAGATGATTGTCTGTACGACAACAGTATATGTGTTACTGCGATTGATTTTGAGCACACCCAAGTGCACGTCGTCAGCCATTC
The Shewanella vesiculosa DNA segment above includes these coding regions:
- a CDS encoding MBL fold metallo-hydrolase → MQIIHHGAVNGVTGSCHQLDVNHHSKHISSYLIDCGLFQGAETAGQSSAEQLQITFDINNIKALIITHCHIDHVGRIPYLLAAGFNQPIYATTATAALLPLVIEDALKVGVTRDTTLIQACINRLNKLLVAVDYGQWITLPINLGESSSSRLTPTTAGINTLENTLRYAKAKLKFKPAGHILGSAYVEIDLSGPKASSTSNAKNSAKTSHRVVFSGDLGASYAPLLASPKSPYRADTLVIESTYGDKNHQGRKDRSKQLKNIIEKAVKDNGVVLIPAFSIGRTQELLYEFEHIIYRNKNNSTWQDIDIIVDSPMAANFTQKYRQFKMLWDNEAKRKLAQGRHPLDFNQLTTIDSHQDHLAVINYLDSVNKPAIIIAASGMCTGGRISNYLARFLSKPTTDVLFVGYQAKGTTGRDIQTYGPQGGYVYINELKIDIKATIHTISGYSAHADQHNLINFVKRMHHKPSHIRIVVSGQLTPHTNKNQLLA
- a CDS encoding diguanylate cyclase, yielding MLATIKNQGKSNDNLQQARVLKLFSLVGASITGCMGLLSLLTNNNTLAVILLVACTIYLIAFFSLKKFNVKVSAIIIIYSLYLLMFYLVFSGGVAQTGPLWIFIVAPVSVYVLGFRLGLINLAIFLGIICIIMFLPQHLVEHTAYTPEFKLRLILSFLTMTFLSALYEYSSMQFYRNVLELSTKYQQLAMSDPLTKLANRRNASAVLQQEKSRIDRNHEPLSVLLCDLDHFKSVNDKYGHNAGDMVLMELAKVFTDNVRHQDCVARWGGEEFLVILPQTSAEQAGIIAEKIRLSVQNHTTHFLKHQIQVTISIGISQLTEDETIDELINNADKCLYQAKTLGRNRVHP
- a CDS encoding S9 family peptidase, with product MKAFTLVLTSLAIALSGMAHGADIDAKYIQRLGPVNQPSATPLSKSAHADALRANLVANLVAKSGQTQAKTVQVFNQQLTWQAASAKIEGEGWLAYKLPLSTQRFTQGTLTVKGLENPQVYLNGQLLKSADKVELELANADYQLLVLADGQTQDAPFSLDWQGKSEVDTLDFSAQKSQRVSAQQLFDSKVISGLTLSPNGKYLLQSTIEYQASKGDSAIQVTELRKLSDNSVMYRWQDNRPSSAVWSNDSKQLAFVANKQIQLLNVADLTINVAATDIDNVSGLQWYADSLLFSWQKPFKADEKATSKRFRALEDRWSYWRNNSQIYQLDVASGFIRQLTDNPISTDFVDSNLDKNTVLLTRSPVDYSEHAHSLTQLIELSLNDLTETVIGEYRSFNGALYADDGMYITAGPRFMDGTGIQDPSIEVNDYDGQLYWRDANGNVSALSKDFDPAIGSITKLENDDLILTVTEGDRAPLYLFDKSNRRFTKIDSGVDMVDSFSVAIDHSSPTIVVAGTSATVPQKAYKMTLNSSRKQMLFDSQQLNYANTRLGEIEDFDFTNQHGHNIDGRVYLPADFDASKKYPALVYYYGGTSPVGRHFTGRWPFNLWAAEGYVVYVLQPNGATGYGQAFSGRHVNAWGKYSADDIIEGTKAFLKAHSYVDPKRVGNMGASYGGFMTLYLATKTDIFAASMSHAGISNLSSYWGHGWWGYGYSGVASRGSFPWNNPELYVEHSPLYHADKITTPLLLIHGNADTNVPVGESHYMYTALKLLGKEVELVEFNGQDHHINTRQARFDWWNTTMAWFDLKLKDEPEWWNSLYPETKEQQ